Proteins co-encoded in one Papilio machaon chromosome 24, ilPapMach1.1, whole genome shotgun sequence genomic window:
- the LOC106707964 gene encoding uncharacterized protein LOC106707964 produces the protein MFKSLLTTTAFVLCAYRINCSIHGSTSNEIQIDKTNTSERSGRSLNKECNNSLNAKCIKIHVLSFLENLSSKDELTLLPGLSIVKENYTSNTSPEEMAAELSRQFPGKPEEKLNRFLIYRLQDYLDGHSLRYKLLDPKTSQEALEMANGDGESVGRKGGGGGLGGGGKGGGGGALLAAALMMKGALGAAALGALALLAGKALMTALMSLLLSALVGLKGGGGHKSTTYEIITKPEVSHHHSHSHEEHHEHEHGHHGGYRRAYDADYNSYMPYDNVS, from the exons atgtttaaaagtttACTAACAACAACAGCCTTTGTGCTATGTGCATACCGTATTAATTGTTCAATACATGGATCTACATCtaatgaaatacaaatagaTAAAACTAACACTAGTGAAAGATCTGGAAGATCACTGAATAAAGAATGTAATAACAGTCTTAACGCAAAATGTATAAAGATTCATGTACTATCATTCTTGGAAAATTTAAGTTCAAAAGATGAGTTGACACTTCTGCCTGGATTGAGTATTGTGAAGGAGAACTACACTTCGAATACAAGTCCTGAAGAAATGGCTGCAGAATTATCCCGTCAGTTCCCTGGGAAACCAGAGGAGAAGTTGAATAGATTTCTTATTTACCGTTTGCAAGATTACTTGGATGGTCACTCTTTAAGGTACAAGTTATTGGATCCGAAGACATCGCAGGAGGCCTTGGAAATGGCTAACGGCGACGGGGAATCAGTGGGAAGGAAAGGAGGTGGAGGAGGTTTAGGAGGTGGCGGCAAAGGAGGTGGCGGTGGCGCTTTGCTCGCTGCTGCATTGATGATGAAAG GTGCTTTAGGCGCAGCAGCATTGGGTGCACTGGCGTTGTTAGCTGGGAAGGCGCTTATGACAGCATTAATGTCATTACTTTTATCAGCATTAGTGGGATTGAAAGGTGGTGGTGGTCACAAGTCTACCACTTATGAGATCATCACCAAACCAGAAGTATCCCACCACCATTCACATAGCCATGAAGAACACCATGAGCACGAACATGGACATCATGGTGGTTACAGACGAGCTTATGACGCTGATTACAATAGTTACATGCCTTATGATAATGTAAGTTAA